A stretch of the Massilia sp. W12 genome encodes the following:
- a CDS encoding alpha-E domain-containing protein, translating into MLSRTADHLFWMARYTERAENTARMLDVTFQAALLPQGNEAARRSWQAVLGISDLQAAYDAAYDKVSGKHVLDFVVRERSNPSSIAACLSCARENARAVRGSLTTEVWETLNTTWLELNSQLSAGVMHKDPGNFFEWVKYRSHLFRGVLIGTMLKDEAFYFSRLGTFLERADNTARILDVKFHAQPHAEGRDEPDPRDFYYWAALLRSVSAFEIYRRVYRDVITPAKVAELLMLRHDMPRSLLACLAEVNDNLSRVANDASADTERFAGRLHADLKYARIDEILSEGLHAYLTRFLERTFELGNRISRDFLVPGGN; encoded by the coding sequence ATGTTGAGCCGAACCGCAGATCATTTATTCTGGATGGCGCGCTACACCGAGCGCGCTGAAAACACCGCGCGCATGCTGGATGTGACATTTCAGGCCGCCCTGCTGCCACAGGGCAATGAGGCGGCGCGCCGCAGCTGGCAGGCGGTGCTGGGCATTTCCGATTTGCAGGCGGCGTATGACGCCGCATATGACAAGGTGTCGGGCAAGCATGTGCTGGATTTTGTTGTGCGTGAGCGCAGCAACCCGAGTTCGATCGCCGCCTGTTTAAGCTGTGCGCGCGAAAATGCGCGTGCAGTGCGCGGCAGTCTGACCACCGAGGTGTGGGAGACGCTCAACACCACCTGGCTGGAACTCAACAGCCAGTTATCCGCTGGCGTGATGCATAAAGATCCGGGCAATTTCTTTGAGTGGGTGAAATACCGCTCGCATCTGTTTCGCGGCGTGCTGATCGGCACCATGCTCAAAGATGAGGCGTTTTACTTTTCCCGCCTGGGCACCTTTTTGGAGCGCGCTGACAATACCGCGCGCATTCTGGATGTGAAATTTCACGCCCAGCCGCATGCCGAGGGGCGGGACGAACCTGATCCGCGTGATTTTTATTACTGGGCTGCGCTGTTGCGCTCGGTGTCAGCGTTTGAAATTTACCGCCGCGTATATCGCGATGTGATCACGCCGGCCAAAGTGGCGGAATTGTTGATGCTGCGCCACGATATGCCGCGTTCGCTGCTGGCCTGCCTGGCCGAGGTGAATGACAATCTGAGCCGGGTGGCGAATGACGCTTCGGCCGACACTGAACGCTTCGCCGGGCGCTTGCATGCGGATTTGAAATATGCGCGGATTGATGAGATTTTGAGCGAAGGCTTGCATGCCTATCTGACGCGCTTTTTAGAGCGCACGTTTGAGCTGGGCAACCGCATCAGCCGCGATTTTCTGGTGCCGGGCGGCAATTGA